Genomic window (Apodemus sylvaticus chromosome 22, mApoSyl1.1, whole genome shotgun sequence):
CACACCTAATAAACTGGACGTGTTTACATAAGGTCTCCATGCTGCAGTTTCTCTCCATAAGCCCACGAACGGTCAGGCATGTCTTGGAAACTGAGTTTTAAGTTGGGATGGGCAGCTGCCCCTAGCCTGTGGTCCCTGTGGGGAGTGCTGTATGGTTAGCTTCCTGGATAAGGAAGCATAGTTTCCTGACGGAGGGAGGTTCCTCCTCACACTCAGAAAATCTGTTAAGTTTACACGTCTCAGAAATCTGCAAAGTACGTGGATTCACAAGGTCCCTCCCAGAGGTGGTGCCCGAAGTGACAGTTGCTGAGGGCAGAAAGTGACCTGTCCGGCGCCCTGTGTAATACAGAACTCCTGGGCTGTATTTCCAGTTCTGGACCATGCTGGTCGCTGTATGAAGAGTCCCTACTCCGGTGAGGTAAGCcacactcctgtaagtaaccccaggAAACTCACTGGCTCGCCCAGCCTTCGCAGAATCAGTTCTTTGATTGCTCTTTGGAGCTGGATCGGTTGAGTTTGTTTCCTGGTGCTGTGATGAAAGCCCCAACAGAAGAAATAGTGTGGGAAATGGTCATAGGTCTGTCACCTCGGGGGAGTGGGGGTCATCCTGTAAGAGCTGAGCCAGCTGGGCACACTGCACCCAGAGTTGAGCAGAGAATGGCTCAGAGTGTGCATGCCGGTGCTCAGCTGGGCTTCTCCACTCGCGTGCTGTTCCGGAGCCCCTTCCTAGGGAAttgtgccacccacagtgggcgggcCTTCCTACTTCGGGTAACATAATCAGGATAGTCCccagacatgtccacaggccatCCTGAGGTAGACACTCCCTCCTGAGATGCACTTCCCAGGTGATGTTGAATGACATCAGGTTGACAGTTAAAACTGATGTCATAAGGAATGCAGTACTTGGcagtccttccttcctgttcAGTTTCTCAGTTTCTAGTACCCGTGCCAGCTTGCTCCCAAGGTCCTATGACGTTAGCTCCAGTGATTTGCCATTCGTCCTCCATGGtacctgtactcacatgcacgTCACCTCTACTCCACGAACCTAACTGAAGAAAATccccatggtggcacatgcctttaatcccagcacttgggaggcagaggcaggtggatttctgagttcgaggccagcctggtctacagagtacgttccaggacagccagggctacacagagaaaccctgtctcgaaataaaccaaaagaaaatcCAAGAGGAGGGGCTGTAGCAATGCCCCTCTCTCAGCACTTCTGCTCAGCCCCCTTAGGTTTAGGGACTTTCAGTTAACAATGTATTTGGCTTTggatcatggtgtgtgtgtgtgtgtgtgtgtaaatcttgGCACCTGTGGAGGCCTGCTGGGAACAGGACTTCTGAAAGCAAGTATGTCTGGAAGACTGTGGTCCAAAGCCACTTTTGCTGGCTACAAGCGAGGTCTCCAGAACCAAAGAGAGCACACAGCTCTTCTTAAATTGAAGGTGTCTATGCCCGAAATGAAACTGAGTTCTGCTTAGGCAAGAAAGaggtgtgcttatgtgtataaagcaaaaaaaaaaaaacaaaaaaacaaaaaacaaaaaaacaaacaaaaacaaacaaaaaaaaacaaaaaacaaaaacaaaaaaaacaaaaaaacaacaatacaGTGACTCCTGGaggcaaaccaaacaaaaccagagtgATCTGGGGGGAAAGTAACTCGGGCCCACGGAAACAGTGGCATGGTTCGTGCCAAATTCCGAAGCAACCTTCCTGCAAAGGCCATTGGACACAGAATCCGTGTGATGCTGTACCCATCCCGGATTTAAATTAAtggagagtaaataaataaaagtagatttGTGCtcttgtaaaaaaagaaaattatataatattttatacacacacacacacacacacacacacacacacacacacacgagatgtgcatgtgagtgctggtgcCTGTGGGGACCAGAGAAGGGGGCAAGCTTCTGAACTTGGAggtacagatggctatgagctcCCTGCTGTGAATGCTGGAAACTgattcaggtcttctgcaagagcagtgctgCTGACCCATCCATCGGTCCAGCCCTCCTCTGGGGCTTTTCCTTAAAGGCGCCCTCTTCCCGAGGGAGAAGTGTTTTCTGGGAAACAGGAACAGTTAGGATGCAGCACGAAGTGGAACTGCATGTTTTCTGCTGCATACCGCCCACATTGAGAGGTCCCCATCTAAGTGCAGCCTGGAAGTCCTGGCTCCCCCACCCTCCACATTAGGGGGGCACCTGCTTCACCACAGCCATCACAGCAGCAGGGGAATGTGTAGAGGGGGGGATGCGGCTGTGATCTGGTTGGTCCGGTTCTGCAGGCTCTCCTGCTTGGTTATCTTTAGCTGATTTGCTCGGTAATCTCAGCCTAGGAGGCCACACCTGTGCCTGTCTGTATAACTCCCTGGACACAGCCTTTCAGGACCTGGACTCCAGCTAAGGAGTCCAGGACCTTAGCTGGAGTCCAGGTCCTGGTTGGCAGCCCAGCCGCCTGCCAGAGGAACACTTGTTTTGCTGAGACACCATCTCCAGCTACCTCCTGAGACCCAGGGCTCTAGCTTAGCTCAGTGGTACCCTGCTTTCCGCCGTTTTTCTTCACGTGCCTGCTCTTGCCTGGCATCCTGTATCCTGTGCCAGCCAAGCACTTCAGAGGTTCTCCTTTCCACTTAGACTGTCACTCCTGCATGAAAAGAGTCCTTACCTCATCTTTGGTGTCTGTCCACCCTGTTTGGGGTAGTGGTACAAGATGAAGAATTGGCTGGCTGGGGGCCTGACAGAATCTCTTTCTCCTATCCAGCTGCCTGTACCACTTCTTGACGCTGTAGTCACACAGCAGCTTAGGGGAGCAATGGCTTATTTTGGCTTATCCATCTAGGGGATATAGTCATCATGGAAGATATGACACAGTAGCAGGAATGTGAGAGGACAGGAAGTGGTGCTCACCTATAGAGCCCCAAGGCCCATCCTCCATCTCTGATCCCCAGTGACTCAGTTCCACCACCAGGGCTCTGGCTCCTAAAGGTGCCGCAACCTTCTAAAACAGGACCAGAAGAATTCGAACATCTTAGTGTATTGGTGACATTTCACATTTCAACCCCAACACCTTGCAAACAGAAAATACCAGTCCTGTTTGTGCTTGGACTGACACCTTGTGGCTGTGCAGCAACCTGAGTCGCCAGAACCAGCCAGACCTCTGCATCAGAATCCATTCACCTCACGCAGAGAGTACTCGAGGATGGTGTCTTGATCGTGGAACTTGAAGTGCCCACAGAACTTCTTCTTCTGAAGCAGGAGCGGGAACCAGTAGCTGTCATCCGGCCACATGTCGGCAAAGGGGATCTGGTCCAGTTGGAACCACTGAGGGCGCATTTCTGGATGGGGGGGggtaatgggggtggggggtgaagaggggagggggaggggagaggaagaacatAGATTTCAGCTGACCTGAGAGGGGTAAGTTACCCTGGGGggtaatgggggtggggggtgaagaggggagggggaggggagaggaagaacatAGATTTCAGCTGACCTGAGAGGGGTAAGTTACCCCTGGATCCGTGTGAATACCTGTTAGGGGATTTTGTTCTGTTTAAGACAttttgccctggctggccttgaacacagaactcTGTTATATATCTGAAAATGCCTGTGTGAATGAATGTCACAAGTGTGTGGATActagaggaggccagaagaggagctGTCGTTAGAGCCGGGCACACGCTAATTAGTGCAGATGCTGGAGACTGAACgtgggtcctttggaagaccagccagtgctcctaactgttgCAATCTCTCTCCAGCTGTTTGGACATTTTTGGTGGTGGTTGTtatttatcaaaagaaaaagttgacaggttttatattatttttaactgcATGTATGTTAATGTGTTGGTGTAGGACCACAGAGGCCAAAGACATCGGATCCCCCCTGAAGCTGGTGTTAATTAGTTCTGAGCCACCTgaggtggctgctgggaatcaaaagtggattctctggaagaacagtgtgtGATCTTTATTGCTGAGCCAGATTTCTACTGTTATCCCCTCTTTAAACattttgtaaaaattattttatgtgtaggagctttttttatttttatttttattttttggcctgGATATCAAATGCATGCAGTTCCTAcaggcaccagaagagggcatcagatccccaggaactctGTTCTGGACAGGCATGAGCGCAGCCCTTTGGGCACTAGTGAAAGCACATGGGTCCTCTTAACAAGTgagttctcttaacctctgagcccttgTCTCCTCATCCTCTGGAGCTGTTTGAGACAGGAGTTCTacactgtagcccaagctggtctggaatgactggcaatcctcctgcctcagattcctggttgctgggtttacaggtgtgcaacaccactGTGCCTGCTTTATTTTCTTGGATACAGGGACTTTTCTTtgcagctctggctgacctggcaCTGAGTATGGTACCCAGGATAGTCCTGAATTTAAGGTAactcctctgcctcagcttcctggttGCTGGAATTATCAATGTGCACTGCTCTAGCTGGTTTATCTGAAAAAGGACCTGGTCTGATTTTATAGCTCATCCTCCTGACCATCTCTTGGTTTTGACAGGGTTattttatgtagctcaggctggactaGAACCCATTCTGTACATTGCTGGGATTATGGAGGTGCCTCCACATACCTGGttattttcttacttgtttctgaGACCTAATCTGTGTTGGGATTGCAGACATGAAATATCACATGGTTCATGTcactgctggggatggaactcaggtctttgggCTAATTAGGCCTCCTGCCAACTGAAATACACCCCAGCCATtgttgcagctgctgctgctgccgccctgCCACTGtcactgttcctcctcctccttcttcttcttcttcctcttcctcctcctccttcttcttctttttttctcaagacaggtttctctgtgtaaccctggctgtcctggaactcactctgtagaccaggctggcctcaaactagaaatctgcctgcctctgtctcccaagtgctgggattaaaggcacacaccgcTACCACCTGgttcttcttccctttttttctgaATATCAGGTTGgctatgagctcacagagatacCCTGCTTCTTCTCTCACGTACCAGTGTTTGGCTGATTTCCATATTCTGTGAAATAAAGACATGGACTCATCCGCGGGCTACAAGGCTGCTTTGCCTGGCTGCCCCTGGTTCAGACGCTAAGCAAAGATAGGACGACTCGGTCGGTGCCTATACTCATCAAGAGTCAATTCCTTTCTCCTAGGCAGACACATGAGTCCAGGCGTCCTTCCCTGCCCATGTCTCACCTTCGCTCTCTGTGGGCGCCCCGTGCACGTGGTCAGTAGAGAAGATATGCACGTCCATCAGCTCAGGGGAACCCACAAACTCAAATGAGATGTGGCCCACCTTGTGCAGTGTATCCACGCTCAGACCGCTTTCTTCCAGAAGCTCCCTGGACGGGTAAGGAAGGACATGGGCATTAGCTAGCTCGTGAGCGTAGCACACATGCTTACAGGCATAGGGCCATGGGACTGCGGCCCCAGggcatgtgatgtgtgtgttctAGGAGGGCACCATGCAGAGGCATTGCTAGAACCAGTTGAGGAATCAACTTGAACTTCATAAATTCAGACATGGAAtcacacgcctgtaaccccaacacaaaggaggctgaagcaggaaaatATGGGGTTTGAAAAATAACCTGGGCTACAAAATTAAAGGCTACCTGGACTATGTAGAAAGACCCTTTaagggggctagagaggtggtttagcagctgagagcactgaccgctctcccagaggacctgggttcaagtcctagtacccacatggcagttcacactaattccagttccagtggatctagGATCCTCATACAGATGTACATGTGGGCAAAGCATCAATGcacattacaaaaacaaacaaacaaccagacCCTTAGAGAGAAtttaaaagccaggtatggtggcccatgcctttaatcccaaccctcTGGAAGTAaatgcaggtagatctctgtgagttcaaggccagcttggtctacacagcatCTGTTAATCTCAATAGTATGTTTCCTACTCTCTTGGGCTTCCTCCCCAGCTAGGCTGGCTTTGTGGTCAGACCTTTGTTTCCCTCACCTCTTAGCCCCGTCCTCAATGGTCTCTCCTTCCTGCACCTTGCCCCCAAAGCCATTCCAGCGGCCGGCACCAAAGCCCCTCTTCTTCATGCCCAGGAGAACTCGCTGAGGCTGCAGCACCAGCACGAGGGTATAAAGCCTGGAGGTGCTCATCGtctcctgggtcctgtgaagaGGATCAGAAAATGGGGTCTGATTGGCCTGTGGTCTGTTAGAGTAGGCATCATATGTGTACTGTGGGggccaggagagagggagagacactcTGGGAGAGGTGGATGGTATGGCCTACTGGTAGGTACATAGTCACAGGATACAGCCTGTGCCTTAGCAGGCCATGTACAAATGTGCCTTTGAGGTCCCcttttcatctgtctgtctgtctgtctgtctgtctgtctatttatttgAGTTCTGGGGAAAGAACTCAAAACCTTGAGCatgctaggcaggggctctattaCTGAGCCACgtcccagcccctcactgagggattctaggcaggggctctattactgagccacgccccagcccctcactgagggattctaggcaggggttctaccactgagccacgcccccagcccctccctggtagattctaggcaggggccctaccactgagccacgcccccagtccctccctgggggattctaggcaggggctctaccactgagccacgcccccagccccctccctgggggagtctaggcagg
Coding sequences:
- the Nudt1 gene encoding oxidized purine nucleoside triphosphate hydrolase isoform X1, whose product is MHRTQETMSTSRLYTLVLVLQPQRVLLGMKKRGFGAGRWNGFGGKVQEGETIEDGAKRELLEESGLSVDTLHKVGHISFEFVGSPELMDVHIFSTDHVHGAPTESEEMRPQWFQLDQIPFADMWPDDSYWFPLLLQKKKFCGHFKFHDQDTILEYSLREVNGF
- the Nudt1 gene encoding oxidized purine nucleoside triphosphate hydrolase isoform X2, with protein sequence MSTSRLYTLVLVLQPQRVLLGMKKRGFGAGRWNGFGGKVQEGETIEDGAKRELLEESGLSVDTLHKVGHISFEFVGSPELMDVHIFSTDHVHGAPTESEEMRPQWFQLDQIPFADMWPDDSYWFPLLLQKKKFCGHFKFHDQDTILEYSLREVNGF